In a single window of the Aquarana catesbeiana isolate 2022-GZ linkage group LG13, ASM4218655v1, whole genome shotgun sequence genome:
- the LOC141116566 gene encoding olfactory receptor 5V1-like: MELYAILENSNQTIVGKFFLLGLSSVYSLQVVFFVLLCLMYMVTSLGNILLIITVKLNPHLQTPMYFFLTNLAAIDIFYSTTVVPKMLANTLSQDKSISFLGCAMQLYFHASLAAAECLILTIMAFDRYNAICKPLQYHMIMDQKLCFYLAAGCWTVSFAVPVHLTLYTFGLPFCKSNNIEHFFCEMPPLLHLACVDIWFNEILEYVAAIVVIGGTLVLILASYLFITLTILNIKSAKLKQKAFSTCASHLAVVFLFYVTVLFMHLRPPSSYSSEQDRVLALFYTVVTPMLNPLIYSVRNKEIKAAIRKTLSVIAYH, translated from the coding sequence ATGGAGTTGTATGCTATATTAGAAAACTCAAACCAAACAATTGTAGGGAAATTTTTTCTTCTTGGACTCTCTTCTGTCTATAGTCTGCAAGTTGTCTTTTTCGTGCTGCTTTGCTTGATGTACATGGTGACATCATTAGGAAATATTTTACTGATCATTACAGTAAAACTTAATCCCCATCTCCAGACACCTATGTACTTTTTTCTGACTAATCTTGCTGCTATCGATATTTTTTATTCCACAACTGTGGTGCCCAAAATGTTAGCAAACACCCTGTCACAGGATAAAAGCATTTCCTTTTTGGGATGTGCAATGCAGCTATATTTTCACGCATCTTTAGCTGCTGCAGAATGTTTAATCTTGACTATTATGGCTTTTGACAGATACAATGCCATCTGTAAACCTTTGCAATACCACATGATCATGGACCAAAAACTGTGTTTTTATCTGGCTGCTGGATGTTGGACTGTGAGCTTTGCTGTTCCTGTACATCTTACGCTTTATACTTTTGGGTTGCCTTTCTGTAAATCCAACAATATTGAACATTTTTTCTGTGAAATGCCACCATTACTCCATTTGGCCTGTGTAGATATTTGGTTCAATGAAATCTTGGAGTATGTTGCAGCTATAGTAGTAATTGGAGGCACCTTGGTGCTAATACTTGCATCTTATCTCTTCATCACCTTGACCATTCTAAATATAAAATCTGCCAAATTGAAGCAAAAAGCTTTCTCTACTTGCGCCTCACACCTTGCTGTGGTCTTCCTCTTCTATGTAACAGTGCTGTTCATGCACTTACGCCCTCCTTCCAGCTACTCCTCCGAACAGGACAGAGTTTTGGCCCTCTTTTATACTGTGGTAACACCAATGCTAAATCCTCTCATATACAGTGTACGAAATAAGGAAATAAAAGCAGCTATAAGAAAAACATTGTCAGTCATAGCATATCATTAA